In Porphyromonas cangingivalis, a genomic segment contains:
- a CDS encoding GNA1162 family protein translates to MKRPLQFVLTLSLLLLSVGCTPKFSRRHIPSMGYETIKAEKTRTVLILPPIGKMLDNKAKAFISSVVSTTLAEKGYYVLSPPSAERIMEGFDKADPEWYVENSTRRLHPQYGADAVVLIRVNSWNVNIFGGTRNFDVSCLIKSVHSDKILFENRIYREIGSPRSYDQDFASMAITDILFYLLVGPRDVGREGISQLLAPFPDGPYAPRYNLL, encoded by the coding sequence ATGAAAAGACCACTACAGTTCGTTCTCACTCTCTCCCTCCTACTCCTCTCTGTCGGATGCACCCCGAAATTCAGTCGCAGGCACATCCCCTCAATGGGCTACGAAACGATCAAAGCAGAGAAGACCCGCACCGTCCTTATCCTACCACCTATCGGTAAGATGTTGGACAATAAAGCAAAAGCCTTCATATCCTCCGTGGTATCGACAACACTTGCAGAGAAAGGGTACTATGTCCTATCTCCTCCAAGTGCGGAGAGAATCATGGAGGGCTTTGACAAAGCCGATCCCGAGTGGTATGTCGAGAACTCTACACGCCGTCTCCATCCTCAATACGGAGCTGACGCAGTGGTGCTGATCAGGGTCAATTCGTGGAATGTCAACATCTTTGGCGGCACCAGAAACTTCGATGTCTCTTGCCTTATCAAATCCGTGCACTCGGACAAGATCCTATTCGAAAATCGCATCTATAGGGAGATCGGTTCTCCCAGAAGCTATGACCAAGATTTCGCAAGCATGGCTATTACGGACATCTTATTTTATCTACTCGTAGGTCCGAGAGACGTTGGCAGAGAAGGGATTTCTCAGCTCTTAGCCCCATTCCCCGACGGACCATACGCTCCCAGATACAATCTTCTCTGA
- a CDS encoding pseudouridine synthase — protein MRISEVKAMGNPQEERFGGYGQNPQQRFDNNNRYNRPYDNRRGMGGDHYQRQDRYRNNYGSYGNDRYSRMDEYDRRGGYNNYESGHDNSQREYYKERYNQARENNRQQFEYRMPYNNGDDRYQQGRNNNNRRPQQRRGYGNNEGYGNNQMRRGGGYNNDNKYPQKFQKKSKPGQKFTPRPTPIVYENDYFDENEPIRLNKYLANSGVCSRREADELIQNGTVLVNGEVVTELGTKITLKDSVVVDGKEVKPENKVYVLLNKPRNCVTTSDDPQERLTVLHLVKNACKERIYPVGRLDRNTTGVLLLTNDGDMASKLVHPSFKKKKIYHVWLDKEVTVEDMQKIADGIELEDGEMHADAISYASEDDHTQVGIEIHSGRNRIVRRIFEHLGYHVYKLDRVYFAGLTKKNLPRGKWRYLSQDEVNMLRMGAFE, from the coding sequence ATGCGCATATCCGAGGTGAAGGCGATGGGCAATCCCCAAGAAGAACGTTTCGGTGGGTATGGTCAAAATCCTCAGCAGAGGTTTGACAACAATAATAGGTACAATCGTCCTTATGACAATCGTCGTGGCATGGGTGGTGATCACTATCAGCGTCAGGATCGTTATCGCAACAATTATGGTAGCTATGGCAATGATCGCTACTCCCGCATGGACGAATACGATCGTAGGGGGGGATACAACAACTACGAGTCCGGACACGACAACTCTCAGAGGGAGTACTATAAGGAGCGTTACAACCAAGCGAGAGAAAATAACCGCCAACAGTTTGAGTACAGAATGCCTTACAACAATGGCGATGACAGATATCAGCAGGGGCGTAACAATAATAACAGACGTCCTCAACAACGTCGTGGTTATGGCAATAACGAAGGCTATGGCAACAATCAAATGAGACGTGGTGGCGGATACAATAATGACAACAAGTATCCGCAGAAGTTCCAAAAGAAGTCGAAGCCGGGACAGAAGTTCACCCCCCGTCCTACACCTATCGTGTACGAAAACGACTACTTTGATGAAAACGAACCAATCCGTCTCAATAAGTACCTTGCAAATTCGGGCGTTTGCTCAAGACGAGAAGCTGACGAGCTCATTCAAAATGGGACAGTCCTTGTTAATGGAGAGGTGGTGACCGAGCTCGGTACAAAGATAACGCTCAAGGACTCTGTCGTCGTCGATGGTAAGGAGGTGAAGCCTGAAAACAAGGTATATGTCCTCCTCAATAAACCAAGAAACTGTGTCACCACTTCGGATGACCCACAGGAGCGATTGACAGTGCTTCACCTCGTGAAGAATGCTTGCAAGGAGCGCATCTATCCTGTCGGACGTCTTGACCGAAATACTACAGGTGTCCTTCTGCTCACAAATGATGGTGATATGGCATCGAAGCTCGTACACCCTTCATTTAAAAAGAAGAAGATATACCACGTATGGCTCGATAAAGAAGTCACTGTCGAGGATATGCAGAAGATCGCAGATGGTATCGAACTCGAAGATGGAGAGATGCACGCAGATGCGATAAGCTATGCTTCTGAAGATGATCACACTCAGGTGGGGATAGAGATCCACTCGGGGCGCAACCGTATCGTTCGTCGTATCTTCGAACACCTCGGTTACCATGTTTATAAGTTGGATCGTGTGTACTTCGCAGGTCTGACAAAGAAGAACCTCCCCCGCGGCAAATGGAGATACTTGTCTCAAGATGAGGTGAATATGCTTAGAATGGGTGCGTTTGAATAA
- the asnS gene encoding asparagine--tRNA ligase — protein sequence MKRLRISDIVKGTDMVGREAQVKGWVRTKRGSKNVAFIALNDGSCIHNLQIVVDTEKFDEELLKKITTGAAINVIGKLVESQGKGQSVEMVAEKIELYGVADPLTYPLQKKGHTMEFLREIAHLRPRTNTFGAVFRIRHNMAIAIHSFFHEKGFYYFHTPIITASDCEGAGQMFKVTTLDLDCPPRNDEGTIDFKHDFFGRHANLTVSGQLEGELAAMALGSIYTFGPTFRAENSNTPRHLAEFWMIEPEMAFYEIEDNMDLAEEFIKYLVKWALDHCADDIEFLNNMIDKELRSRLEFVLQHDFVRLGYTEGIKILEDAVAKGQKFEFPIYWGADLAAEHERYLVEQHFKRPVILTDYPKEIKSFYMKQNDDGKTVRAMDVLFPKIGEIIGGSQREEDYDKLLTRANEMGVPMDDIWWYMDTRKYGTAPHSGFGLGFERLLLFVTGMSNIRDVIPFPRTPNNADF from the coding sequence ATGAAACGATTAAGGATATCAGATATCGTCAAAGGGACTGATATGGTAGGTCGTGAGGCACAGGTCAAAGGCTGGGTGCGCACCAAACGTGGGAGTAAAAACGTGGCCTTCATCGCTCTTAATGATGGATCGTGCATACACAACCTCCAGATAGTCGTCGATACTGAGAAGTTTGATGAGGAGCTATTGAAGAAGATCACGACAGGTGCTGCCATCAATGTGATCGGTAAACTCGTCGAGTCGCAAGGCAAAGGACAGAGCGTCGAGATGGTAGCGGAGAAGATCGAACTTTATGGTGTAGCAGATCCGCTCACGTATCCTCTCCAAAAGAAGGGACATACAATGGAGTTTTTGAGAGAGATCGCTCACTTGAGACCCCGAACCAATACTTTTGGTGCAGTGTTCAGGATTCGTCACAATATGGCGATAGCGATCCACTCGTTTTTCCATGAAAAAGGATTTTACTACTTTCATACACCTATCATCACAGCTTCGGACTGTGAGGGTGCCGGGCAGATGTTCAAGGTGACTACCTTGGACTTGGACTGTCCTCCTCGCAATGATGAAGGGACGATCGACTTCAAGCATGACTTCTTTGGCCGTCACGCCAACCTAACTGTGTCCGGCCAGCTCGAAGGAGAGCTTGCTGCGATGGCTTTGGGTTCGATATATACATTCGGTCCTACGTTCAGGGCCGAAAACTCAAATACACCACGACACCTCGCAGAGTTTTGGATGATCGAGCCTGAGATGGCTTTCTATGAGATAGAGGACAACATGGACTTGGCTGAGGAGTTCATCAAGTATTTGGTGAAGTGGGCTTTGGATCACTGTGCCGATGATATCGAGTTCCTCAACAACATGATAGACAAGGAGCTTCGTAGTCGATTGGAATTTGTCCTTCAGCATGATTTCGTCCGTCTCGGTTATACCGAAGGTATCAAAATATTGGAAGACGCTGTGGCTAAGGGCCAAAAGTTCGAGTTCCCTATCTACTGGGGGGCAGATCTTGCTGCCGAGCATGAACGCTATCTTGTCGAACAACACTTCAAGAGACCGGTCATCTTGACAGACTACCCAAAAGAGATCAAGTCGTTCTACATGAAGCAAAATGATGATGGAAAGACTGTGCGTGCGATGGATGTCCTCTTCCCAAAGATCGGCGAGATCATTGGAGGCTCTCAGCGTGAGGAGGATTATGACAAACTCCTTACTCGTGCCAACGAAATGGGTGTGCCTATGGATGATATCTGGTGGTATATGGATACTCGTAAGTACGGTACTGCGCCTCACTCCGGATTTGGTCTTGGCTTTGAACGCCTTCTCCTCTTCGTTACGGGTATGAGCAATATCAGGGATGTCATACCGTTCCCACGTACTCCAAACAATGCTGACTTCTAA
- a CDS encoding purine nucleoside phosphorylase I, inosine and guanosine-specific: MIPFEHYKEAAEYLRPFIPQNTKCAITLGSGLGELGNSIVASAVIPYTDIPHFPKSTAIGHKGNLIIGTLDGSPVIAMQGRFHYYEGYTMDQVSFHVRVFKLLGIEFLFVSNAAGGVSRGYKVGDLMIIGDHINLLPNPLIGPNMAEFGVRFSDMTRAYDRELIKKAEQIGKDLDIPMHKGVYVGWTGPSYETPAEYKFLNIIGGDAIGMSTVPEVIVARHCDIRVFGMSVITNEGYHFEDDFVNDGDDVIKQANAAAGKMGKIFTTLIKSLY; the protein is encoded by the coding sequence ATGATTCCATTCGAACATTACAAAGAGGCTGCAGAGTACTTGCGCCCATTCATTCCACAAAATACAAAGTGTGCCATCACCCTCGGCAGTGGGCTTGGAGAGCTGGGCAACAGCATCGTGGCATCAGCCGTCATCCCCTACACAGACATCCCACACTTCCCGAAGTCCACAGCCATAGGACACAAGGGTAACCTCATCATCGGGACGCTTGATGGCAGCCCTGTCATTGCTATGCAGGGACGTTTCCACTACTACGAAGGCTACACGATGGATCAAGTCTCTTTTCACGTTAGGGTATTCAAGTTGTTGGGCATCGAATTTCTTTTTGTCTCAAACGCTGCCGGAGGAGTCTCTCGCGGATACAAGGTGGGCGACTTGATGATCATCGGAGATCACATCAATCTTCTGCCAAACCCTCTTATCGGGCCAAACATGGCAGAGTTTGGCGTACGCTTCAGTGATATGACCAGAGCTTACGACCGCGAACTCATCAAGAAGGCTGAGCAGATCGGCAAAGACCTCGACATCCCGATGCACAAAGGGGTATATGTGGGGTGGACAGGACCTTCATACGAAACGCCGGCCGAATACAAGTTCCTCAACATCATCGGTGGGGATGCCATCGGTATGAGCACCGTACCCGAGGTCATCGTTGCTCGTCACTGTGACATCAGAGTATTCGGTATGAGTGTGATCACCAACGAAGGCTACCACTTCGAAGACGACTTTGTCAATGACGGAGATGATGTCATCAAGCAAGCCAACGCAGCAGCAGGCAAGATGGGCAAGATCTTCACGACCCTCATCAAGTCTTTGTATTGA
- the ftsY gene encoding signal recognition particle-docking protein FtsY, producing the protein MAFFGLFSKEKKETLDQGLEKTKTSVFSKISRAVAGKSKVDDEVLDDLEEILITSDVGVETTLKIIRRIEERVARDKYMGTSELNKILREEIAALLAENNTKDGTAFSIDGEKRPYVIMVVGVNGVGKTTTIGKLAHQFKESGYKVVLGAADTFRAAAVDQLCIWGERVGVPVVKQQMGSDPASVAYDTVASATANGADIVIIDTAGRLHNKVGLMNELTKIKNVMKKVLPEAPQEVLLVLDGSTGQNAFEQAKQFTAATEVSALAITKLDGTAKGGVVIGISDQFKIPVKYIGLGEKMTDLQLFNKVEFVNSLFGDAKE; encoded by the coding sequence ATGGCATTTTTCGGACTATTTTCAAAAGAAAAGAAAGAAACGCTGGATCAGGGATTGGAGAAAACCAAAACATCGGTCTTCTCCAAGATATCTCGTGCCGTAGCGGGCAAGTCTAAGGTAGATGATGAGGTACTGGATGACCTGGAAGAGATCCTTATCACATCAGATGTTGGTGTGGAGACCACACTCAAAATCATCCGTCGCATAGAGGAGCGTGTCGCTCGTGATAAGTATATGGGGACCTCGGAACTCAACAAGATACTTCGCGAGGAGATCGCAGCTCTCCTTGCCGAAAACAACACAAAGGATGGCACTGCATTCTCCATCGATGGAGAAAAAAGGCCTTACGTCATCATGGTTGTCGGTGTCAATGGGGTGGGCAAGACAACAACAATCGGTAAGCTCGCTCACCAATTCAAGGAGAGTGGCTACAAAGTCGTCCTTGGTGCTGCCGACACCTTTCGTGCCGCTGCCGTGGATCAGCTCTGTATATGGGGTGAACGCGTAGGTGTCCCTGTGGTCAAACAACAGATGGGATCTGATCCGGCTTCGGTTGCCTACGATACAGTGGCTTCGGCTACAGCAAATGGGGCAGATATCGTCATCATAGATACGGCCGGCCGTTTGCACAACAAGGTGGGTCTGATGAACGAACTCACAAAGATCAAAAATGTGATGAAAAAGGTCCTCCCCGAAGCTCCACAAGAGGTACTCCTTGTCCTTGATGGCTCGACAGGTCAGAATGCTTTCGAGCAAGCAAAGCAGTTCACCGCAGCCACAGAGGTCAGTGCCCTTGCGATTACCAAACTTGATGGGACGGCAAAGGGGGGCGTCGTCATCGGGATCTCAGACCAGTTCAAGATCCCGGTCAAATACATAGGGCTTGGAGAGAAGATGACCGACCTTCAACTCTTCAATAAGGTAGAATTTGTGAACTCTCTATTTGGCGATGCGAAAGAATAA
- a CDS encoding dipeptidase: protein MSQIKDYIAQNEDRFMQELFSLIRIPSISAKSEHKGDMVACANRWAEILTSSGLDNAEVMPTDGNPVVYADKIISPDYPTVLVYGHYDVMPEEPVELWKSPAFEPEIRDGHIWARGADDDKGQSMIQVKGFETANKLGLVKCNVKVILEGEEEVGSPSLAPFCEKHKEKLKADVILVSDTGMLAKDIPSITTGLRGLAYWEIEVTGPNRDLHSGHYGGAVANPINELCVLMSKMIDENGRITIPEFYDDVLEISAAEREMIAAAPFNEEEYKKALDVKALKGEAGFHTLERNSCRPSFDICGIWGGYTGEGAKTVLPSKAYAKVSTRLVANQDYRKISQDFVKYIEAIAPEYIKVKVTPLHGGEAYLCPIDMPAYKVAEEAYLATFGKKPLGLRTGGSIPIIATFERILGIKTILMGFGLESDAIHSPNENFPVDLFYKGIETVATFYSKFGR from the coding sequence ATGTCACAGATCAAAGATTACATAGCTCAGAACGAAGACAGGTTCATGCAAGAGCTTTTCTCTCTCATCCGCATCCCATCTATTTCAGCAAAGTCCGAACACAAGGGCGATATGGTTGCTTGTGCCAACCGATGGGCAGAGATCCTCACATCAAGCGGGTTGGACAATGCAGAGGTAATGCCTACCGACGGCAATCCGGTCGTTTATGCAGATAAGATCATCTCTCCTGATTACCCTACCGTGCTTGTCTATGGGCACTACGATGTGATGCCGGAAGAGCCTGTTGAACTATGGAAGTCTCCTGCGTTTGAGCCGGAGATCCGCGATGGGCACATCTGGGCTCGTGGTGCTGATGACGACAAGGGACAGTCGATGATTCAGGTCAAGGGGTTTGAGACTGCAAATAAGCTCGGTCTTGTGAAGTGCAACGTGAAAGTTATCCTCGAAGGTGAAGAAGAAGTGGGCTCTCCATCTCTCGCTCCGTTCTGCGAGAAGCACAAGGAAAAGCTTAAAGCTGATGTGATCCTTGTGAGCGACACAGGTATGTTGGCGAAGGACATCCCTTCGATCACCACAGGTCTCCGTGGTCTTGCATATTGGGAGATCGAGGTCACCGGTCCGAACAGAGACCTTCACTCCGGTCACTATGGTGGTGCGGTGGCAAACCCAATCAACGAACTTTGTGTCCTTATGTCCAAGATGATCGACGAAAATGGTCGTATCACCATCCCTGAATTCTACGACGATGTGTTGGAGATCTCTGCAGCCGAAAGAGAGATGATCGCTGCAGCTCCATTCAACGAAGAGGAGTACAAGAAAGCTCTCGATGTAAAGGCACTCAAGGGCGAAGCGGGCTTCCATACCCTTGAGCGTAACAGCTGCCGTCCTTCGTTCGACATCTGCGGTATCTGGGGCGGTTATACAGGCGAAGGTGCGAAGACCGTATTGCCATCCAAGGCTTATGCGAAGGTTTCTACTCGTCTTGTGGCGAACCAAGATTACCGTAAGATTTCTCAAGACTTCGTGAAGTACATCGAGGCGATCGCACCTGAATACATCAAGGTCAAGGTGACACCGCTACATGGTGGTGAGGCATACTTGTGCCCTATTGATATGCCTGCATACAAGGTGGCTGAAGAGGCTTATCTCGCTACATTTGGCAAGAAGCCTCTCGGTCTACGCACAGGTGGTAGCATCCCCATCATTGCGACATTCGAACGCATCCTGGGCATCAAGACCATCCTCATGGGCTTCGGCTTGGAGTCTGACGCCATCCACTCGCCCAACGAAAACTTCCCGGTAGACCTCTTCTACAAGGGGATAGAGACAGTGGCTACATTCTACTCTAAGTTTGGTCGCTGA
- a CDS encoding DUF4810 domain-containing protein, translating to MCKTKHTDKLVLILVCVLTYFLQSCVTRSALYSWQNYESVTISAMNAGDKHRAKRLSQYKKLIADQKAGLRKTPPPGIFLEYGYELAMSGEIQEGIRMMKQEIHNYPESRIFVEHIIATFEQ from the coding sequence ATGTGTAAGACAAAACACACCGATAAGTTAGTACTCATACTCGTATGTGTACTAACTTATTTTTTACAGAGCTGCGTCACTCGTAGTGCCCTTTATTCATGGCAAAACTACGAGTCCGTGACCATCAGTGCAATGAATGCCGGTGACAAGCACCGTGCAAAGAGACTCTCTCAATACAAGAAACTCATCGCAGACCAAAAGGCAGGACTGAGAAAAACGCCTCCTCCGGGGATATTCCTCGAGTACGGCTACGAGCTTGCCATGAGCGGAGAGATACAAGAAGGGATCAGGATGATGAAGCAAGAGATACACAATTATCCCGAAAGCCGAATCTTTGTCGAACATATCATAGCAACGTTTGAACAATGA
- the nspC gene encoding carboxynorspermidine decarboxylase, which translates to MIDNLSLKEIFPARIPTPCYVLEETLLRRNLSLISRVAKEADVEIILAFKAYALHKSFPIFREYIKSSTASSINEARLAYEEMGSLAHTYAPVYKESEFHTIMSCSSHITFNTPTQFERFYPMVKAFSEHSISCGLRINPEYSEVGTDLYNPCAPGSRLGTIADELPYPLPEGIEGLHFHTHCESNSYDLEKTLEIVEDKFARYLPHIKWINMGGGHLMTHKDYDVEHLIGLLKAFKARHPHLHVIMEPGSAFGWQTGYLVTQVLDVVENKGIKTLIMDASFTCHMPDCLEMPYQPAVRGAEKENSQVHKYQYRIGGNSCLSGDVIGDWFFDHAPEVGDLLIFEDMLHYTTVKTTMFNGIVHPSIYLHKADGNWEEYRTYTYEDYRDRMC; encoded by the coding sequence ATGATTGACAACTTGTCATTAAAAGAGATTTTTCCTGCACGGATACCTACTCCGTGCTATGTACTTGAGGAGACACTCCTGAGACGAAACCTTTCTCTCATCTCGCGAGTAGCAAAGGAAGCCGATGTGGAGATCATATTGGCCTTCAAGGCCTACGCCTTGCACAAATCTTTCCCTATCTTCCGAGAGTATATCAAAAGTTCGACCGCAAGCTCGATTAACGAAGCACGTTTGGCTTATGAAGAGATGGGGAGCTTGGCACATACTTATGCTCCGGTGTATAAGGAAAGTGAGTTCCATACGATCATGTCTTGCAGTAGCCACATCACGTTCAACACCCCGACACAGTTCGAGCGTTTTTATCCCATGGTGAAAGCCTTCTCGGAGCACTCCATCAGTTGTGGTCTCCGTATCAATCCCGAGTATTCGGAGGTAGGGACAGACCTTTACAATCCCTGTGCTCCGGGCTCCAGACTTGGTACGATTGCAGATGAGCTACCCTATCCTTTGCCCGAAGGTATCGAGGGTTTGCATTTTCATACCCACTGCGAGAGCAACTCCTACGATTTGGAGAAGACCCTTGAGATAGTGGAGGACAAGTTTGCCCGATATCTACCTCACATCAAATGGATCAACATGGGAGGAGGACATCTCATGACCCACAAAGACTACGATGTCGAACACCTCATAGGTCTACTCAAGGCATTCAAAGCCCGACATCCTCACCTACACGTGATTATGGAGCCAGGAAGTGCATTTGGCTGGCAGACAGGTTATCTCGTCACCCAGGTGCTTGATGTCGTCGAAAACAAAGGAATAAAGACCCTCATCATGGACGCTTCGTTCACGTGTCATATGCCGGACTGTCTCGAGATGCCTTATCAACCGGCTGTCAGAGGTGCAGAAAAAGAGAACTCTCAAGTTCACAAATACCAATATAGGATAGGGGGGAATAGTTGTCTCAGTGGCGATGTCATCGGAGATTGGTTCTTCGACCATGCACCGGAGGTCGGAGACTTGCTCATCTTCGAGGATATGCTTCACTACACGACGGTAAAGACGACAATGTTCAACGGCATTGTACACCCATCGATATACCTACACAAAGCAGATGGGAATTGGGAGGAATACCGCACGTACACCTATGAAGACTACAGAGATCGTATGTGCTGA
- a CDS encoding amidohydrolase, translating to MAILIKNALLLDETRKDILIEGNRIKEVGSIEASLHPEADIIDATRMAVIPGFVNCHTHAAMTYFRGYGDDLDLMDWLENMIWPVEAHLTKDDIYWGSRLACLEMIKSGTTAFLDMYTYPEATAQAVIDSGMRAVLSYTMFDRWDDTRAKLDRERCSYYYDLFSKMPERVQFAVGPHAIYTVSAPQLQFAHKFSEEHDCLVNLHLAETYKEWQDSTREFGMTPVRYLKKLGILSPRLVLAHSLWMDSEELQMLADHGCSTVHNPASNMKLASGYNFRYIEMKEKGIKVGLGTDGCSSSNNLDMVVAMKLASLLGKAWRFDPKALRADQILETATTTGAEILRIDGGRIEAGALADLCLIDLTLPEMTPLHNLTSNLVFAAAGNCVDTTIIDGQILMRHRQVKEEDMIKAKGQEVTNDLFERSRRLNSK from the coding sequence ATGGCGATATTAATCAAAAATGCACTCCTACTTGACGAGACCCGCAAGGATATCCTCATCGAGGGAAATAGGATAAAAGAAGTCGGATCGATAGAGGCATCGCTACATCCCGAAGCCGACATCATCGATGCCACTCGGATGGCTGTCATACCGGGCTTTGTCAACTGTCACACCCATGCGGCGATGACTTACTTCAGAGGCTATGGAGACGACCTGGATCTGATGGACTGGCTGGAGAATATGATCTGGCCTGTCGAAGCTCATCTCACCAAGGATGACATCTACTGGGGCTCTCGTTTGGCTTGCCTCGAGATGATCAAAAGTGGTACGACAGCCTTTCTGGATATGTACACCTATCCCGAGGCTACCGCTCAAGCGGTGATCGACAGCGGTATGCGTGCCGTCCTCTCATACACAATGTTTGACAGATGGGACGATACTCGTGCCAAGCTCGACAGAGAGCGTTGTAGCTACTACTATGACCTCTTCTCCAAGATGCCCGAGAGGGTACAGTTTGCAGTTGGTCCACATGCGATCTATACGGTGTCGGCTCCACAGCTACAGTTTGCACACAAGTTTTCCGAAGAGCACGACTGTCTCGTCAATCTTCACCTTGCAGAGACCTACAAGGAGTGGCAGGACAGCACAAGGGAGTTCGGCATGACACCCGTAAGATACCTCAAGAAACTCGGCATCCTCTCTCCACGACTTGTCCTCGCACACTCACTGTGGATGGACAGTGAAGAGCTTCAGATGCTGGCAGACCATGGGTGTTCGACAGTGCATAATCCCGCATCGAATATGAAGCTGGCTTCGGGCTACAACTTCAGATACATCGAGATGAAGGAAAAGGGCATCAAGGTAGGCCTGGGCACCGATGGTTGCTCTTCCAGCAACAACCTTGACATGGTCGTAGCGATGAAGCTGGCATCCCTTCTCGGCAAGGCTTGGAGATTTGATCCGAAGGCACTCAGAGCAGACCAGATACTCGAAACAGCAACAACGACAGGTGCAGAAATACTTAGGATAGACGGTGGACGTATCGAAGCAGGAGCCCTCGCAGACTTGTGCCTCATCGACTTGACTCTCCCTGAGATGACTCCACTGCACAATCTCACATCCAACTTGGTCTTTGCTGCAGCAGGCAACTGCGTAGATACGACGATCATCGATGGGCAGATCCTCATGCGCCATCGTCAGGTAAAAGAAGAAGATATGATAAAAGCCAAGGGACAGGAGGTCACCAATGATCTCTTCGAACGAAGCCGTAGGTTAAACAGTAAATAG